A part of Corynebacterium afermentans subsp. lipophilum genomic DNA contains:
- a CDS encoding glycosyltransferase family 4 protein — protein MRIALLTEVFLPKIDGVVTRTTRHLDQLAALGHEVLIFAPGNPPAEYAGFEVVPIRSHSLKVYPEVKHGMLGPKTYRRLREFNPDVVHAVNPIWTAGWSTLVVARRYPVVASFHTDVPEYCLKLGIPWVKPIAEWGLRTFHGRAGLNMVTSGPMMDKAADYGIENVRLWPKAVDTESFTPAARTREMRSLLSDGHPDDPLIIFVGRISAEKSVDRCIPIVEEVRKRVPNARLAFVGEGPLYDELRANPPAWATFTGYLSGADLSAAYASGDVLLFPSTTETLGFAALEAFASGVPVVAAKAGGLPFVVADGETGVLVDPEAPDAAWADPIERILTQPELRERMSAAGRAEAERWTWRASTETVLGYYDEVIRSAGR, from the coding sequence ATGCGCATCGCGCTGCTCACCGAGGTCTTCCTGCCCAAAATCGACGGCGTGGTCACCCGCACCACCCGCCACTTGGACCAGTTGGCGGCGCTCGGCCACGAGGTGCTCATCTTCGCGCCCGGTAACCCGCCCGCCGAGTACGCGGGCTTTGAGGTTGTGCCGATCCGCTCGCACAGCTTGAAGGTCTACCCCGAGGTCAAGCACGGCATGCTGGGGCCGAAAACCTACCGCCGCCTGCGCGAGTTCAACCCGGACGTCGTGCACGCCGTCAACCCCATTTGGACGGCCGGCTGGTCCACGTTGGTGGTGGCGCGCCGCTACCCCGTCGTCGCCTCGTTTCACACCGACGTGCCGGAATACTGCCTGAAACTCGGCATCCCGTGGGTGAAACCGATCGCCGAGTGGGGGCTTCGCACCTTTCACGGCCGCGCCGGGCTGAACATGGTGACCTCGGGCCCGATGATGGACAAGGCCGCCGACTACGGCATCGAAAACGTGCGGCTGTGGCCGAAGGCGGTGGATACGGAAAGCTTCACCCCCGCCGCGCGCACCCGGGAGATGCGCAGCCTGCTTTCCGACGGCCATCCGGACGACCCCCTGATCATCTTCGTCGGCCGCATCTCGGCGGAAAAATCCGTGGACCGCTGTATTCCGATCGTCGAAGAGGTGCGCAAGCGCGTGCCCAACGCGCGCCTGGCGTTTGTGGGCGAGGGCCCGCTTTACGACGAGCTCCGCGCCAACCCGCCCGCCTGGGCCACCTTCACCGGGTATTTGTCCGGGGCGGACCTCAGTGCAGCCTACGCGTCGGGCGATGTACTGCTGTTTCCCTCCACCACCGAGACCTTGGGGTTCGCCGCGCTGGAGGCCTTCGCGTCCGGCGTGCCGGTGGTGGCGGCGAAGGCTGGCGGCCTGCCGTTTGTGGTGGCCGACGGAGAGACCGGCGTGCTGGTCGACCCGGAGGCGCCGGATGCAGCCTGGGCCGACCCGATCGAGCGTATTTTGACCCAGCCGGAGCTGCGCGAGCGCATGTCCGCGGCCGGCCGCGCCGAGGCGGAGCGCTGGACGTGGCGCGCCTCCACCGAGACGGTGCTGGGCTACTACGACGAGGTCATTCGAAGCGCAGGACGGTGA
- a CDS encoding DUF2200 family protein: protein MDEQAKLERVYAYPFGDIYNNYLAKVERKGHSRDELDDVLGWFTGLAPGELESEAESGKTLREFFDAVALNANADLITGKVCGVRVEEVEEDLMRKIRQMDLLVDELARGKKITSIKRGA from the coding sequence ATGGATGAGCAAGCGAAGTTGGAGCGGGTATACGCGTACCCGTTCGGCGACATTTACAACAACTACCTGGCGAAGGTTGAGCGCAAGGGTCACAGCCGCGACGAGTTGGACGACGTGCTCGGCTGGTTCACCGGGCTTGCGCCGGGGGAGTTGGAATCAGAAGCCGAGTCGGGCAAGACGCTGCGCGAGTTCTTCGACGCGGTGGCGCTCAACGCGAACGCCGATTTGATCACCGGGAAGGTGTGTGGCGTGCGCGTCGAGGAGGTCGAAGAGGACCTCATGCGCAAGATCCGCCAGATGGACCTGCTTGTGGACGAGCTGGCCCGCGGCAAGAAGATCACCAGCATCAAGCGCGGCGCGTAA
- a CDS encoding NAD-dependent epimerase/dehydratase family protein, which translates to MKIAVLGGDGFCGWPASLHLSDLGHEVTIVDNLSRRRIDGELDAESLTPIATIDERLSAWNEVSGKTIGYENIDVAQDYDALLAFLKDFQPDTVIHFAEQRAAPYSMKSPRNKRYTVDNNVNATHNLLTAIVETGQDIHVVHLGTMGVYGYGTAGMKIPEGYLDVQVDAGENGIVEQQILYPTNPGSVYHMTKVLDQHLFAYYAKNDELRITDLHQGIIWGTHTPQTLRDERLINRFDYDGDYGTVLNRFLMQAAIGYPLTVHGTGGQTRAFIHIRDMARCIQLAVENPPARGERVKIFNQMTETHRVRDLAELVARIADAEVQMVPNPRKESAENELYVVNDAFLDLGLEPTKLEEGLLVEVEEVAKKYADRADRSKIPARSLWTAAQSAGVPHGEK; encoded by the coding sequence GTGAAAATTGCAGTTCTGGGCGGCGACGGATTCTGTGGCTGGCCCGCATCCCTGCACCTTTCAGACCTCGGACACGAGGTCACGATCGTGGACAACCTGTCGCGGCGCCGCATTGACGGCGAGCTCGACGCGGAGTCGCTGACGCCGATCGCGACTATCGACGAGCGCCTGTCGGCCTGGAACGAGGTCTCCGGCAAAACGATCGGCTACGAAAACATCGACGTGGCCCAGGACTACGACGCACTGCTGGCCTTCCTCAAGGACTTCCAGCCGGACACGGTGATCCACTTCGCCGAGCAGCGCGCCGCGCCGTATTCCATGAAGTCCCCGCGCAACAAGCGCTACACCGTGGACAACAACGTCAACGCCACACACAACCTGCTCACCGCGATCGTGGAGACCGGCCAGGACATCCACGTCGTGCACCTGGGCACCATGGGCGTCTACGGCTACGGCACCGCCGGCATGAAAATCCCGGAGGGCTACTTGGACGTGCAGGTGGACGCGGGCGAAAACGGCATTGTGGAGCAGCAGATCCTCTACCCCACCAACCCGGGCTCGGTCTACCACATGACCAAGGTGCTGGACCAGCACCTGTTCGCGTACTACGCCAAGAACGACGAGCTGCGGATCACGGATCTGCACCAGGGCATCATCTGGGGCACCCACACCCCGCAAACACTTCGCGACGAACGCCTGATCAACCGCTTCGACTACGACGGCGACTACGGCACCGTGCTCAACCGCTTCCTCATGCAGGCGGCGATCGGCTACCCGCTGACCGTGCACGGCACCGGCGGGCAGACCCGCGCGTTCATCCACATCCGCGACATGGCGCGCTGCATCCAGCTGGCGGTGGAGAACCCGCCGGCGCGCGGCGAGCGGGTGAAGATTTTCAACCAGATGACGGAGACGCACAGGGTGCGGGATTTGGCGGAGCTCGTCGCAAGGATTGCGGACGCGGAGGTGCAGATGGTGCCCAACCCGCGCAAGGAGTCCGCGGAAAACGAACTCTACGTGGTCAACGACGCTTTCCTGGACCTCGGCCTAGAGCCGACGAAGCTGGAAGAAGGCCTGCTCGTGGAGGTCGAGGAGGTGGCGAAGAAGTACGCCGACCGCGCGGACCGCTCGAAGATTCCGGCGCGCTCGCTGTGGACCGCCGCGCAGTCCGCCGGCGTGCCGCACGGCGAGAAGTAG
- a CDS encoding ATP-binding protein, with translation MRNPFIPTFGVSPVVLGGDGSLTRSFGAGLDGGPGDPRRTLLISGPRGIGKTVALNELEDEAAGHGWIVLRAQPYELVEPLVATVIPQALATVRQQDPERRRITGVTVSGIGGFSTTAAPGEKPAPSLIGSLNTLCDELPPESGVLITLDEVQSVNAKELWQLTAAVQDLRRDGRDIAFAAAGLPDGVESLLQHPGTTFLRRAQHAVLAPMTPSETLSVLRDTAARGGVEIPDGVLTDAAALTRGYPFLIQLLGYHLFERASRRDQPVSHDDLAAVTPDVLKTLGDLVHQPALLHLPAAELEYLSAMAEVQEGQQAVPSAAIAQHLGKRVQQVSMVRQKLIDRELIYSPRRGVLNFVIPHMGHHLNQRSTRDTGWD, from the coding sequence ATGCGTAATCCCTTCATCCCCACGTTCGGCGTTTCACCCGTCGTGCTCGGCGGCGACGGCAGCCTCACACGCAGCTTCGGCGCCGGCCTGGACGGCGGACCCGGCGACCCGAGGCGAACCCTGCTTATCTCGGGGCCGCGTGGCATCGGAAAGACGGTCGCGCTCAACGAGCTCGAAGACGAAGCCGCCGGCCATGGCTGGATCGTGCTACGCGCTCAGCCGTACGAGCTGGTCGAACCGCTGGTTGCCACCGTGATCCCGCAGGCGCTCGCCACGGTACGACAGCAGGACCCAGAGCGGCGACGCATCACGGGCGTGACGGTCTCCGGCATCGGCGGGTTTTCAACCACCGCCGCCCCGGGTGAAAAGCCGGCCCCCTCCTTGATCGGTTCACTGAACACTCTTTGCGACGAGCTGCCGCCCGAATCCGGCGTACTGATCACCCTGGACGAAGTCCAAAGTGTCAACGCGAAAGAGCTGTGGCAACTCACGGCCGCGGTGCAGGATCTGCGCCGCGACGGGCGCGACATCGCCTTCGCCGCCGCCGGGTTGCCTGACGGCGTGGAGTCGCTACTACAACACCCGGGCACCACGTTTCTGCGCCGCGCCCAGCACGCCGTGCTCGCCCCAATGACGCCATCAGAGACACTTTCGGTACTGAGGGATACCGCGGCACGAGGCGGCGTCGAGATCCCCGACGGGGTACTCACGGACGCCGCGGCGCTGACCCGCGGCTACCCCTTTTTAATCCAGCTCCTCGGCTACCACCTGTTCGAGCGTGCGAGCCGCCGGGACCAGCCCGTTTCCCACGACGACCTCGCGGCAGTGACCCCAGACGTGTTGAAAACACTGGGCGACTTGGTCCACCAACCAGCGCTGCTACACCTGCCCGCCGCCGAGCTCGAATACCTTTCAGCGATGGCCGAAGTACAGGAGGGCCAACAGGCGGTGCCAAGTGCTGCGATCGCGCAACACCTGGGCAAACGCGTACAGCAAGTTTCCATGGTGCGGCAGAAGCTCATCGACCGTGAGCTGATCTACTCCCCTCGCCGGGGTGTGCTCAACTTTGTCATCCCCCACATGGGCCACCACCTCAACCAGCGAAGCACGCGCGACACCGGCTGGGATTAG
- a CDS encoding Rib/alpha-like domain-containing protein — translation MRAKRITAVATVLALAGGAAEIPLGPVGSVAHAQIAPTQQPGIDNGTVRTAGRDWEASVFFLTGMTVRTVSIDFVPADSTNPREEAPADDPVFTRIPEIADYRVDHMKGKEVLASYDVTARRSQGTSTSGHPTIHITYELPGVQVGQGERLALFAPGKGSQYPTPLRGGGARFTRPTVNADIRGSVTMHDATADEYKQTMVEIRQGAETFTSPVQPDGSYEIAMPSPSGTMEINVIPPAGFVTPEPKTWEAAEGLAAPDFDVYPITVSGSLIDDSGTPVQGAPVTIAGRTATTDQYGNFTVNKVPAGTYDVVFGDTTTTHERTVSGVVVSDKRDNWIGQHTTAAKSQFGTVSGRVTDPDGNGLAGVTVTAGGKTATTNADGVYSIADVPTGSVSVAVDAATVPDGYSVDGPLDRNVTTSGVSGVKFSTTRETGAVSGRVTDPDGNGVAGVTVSAGDLSARTDADGDYSIAGVPTGSVSVEVTDGVPAGYSVSGAQQENLTTAGVTDVDFSTMRETGTVSGRVTGPGSTGVAGVTVKAGTATATTDANGMYSIPGVPTGTTTIEVTALPSRYVLPTSQQRNVTVNGVQNVDFPLELKPTPTPTPKPTTSAPTPTPTPEPTTSAPAPKPSPTTSAQPTTPKPSPTTTAQPTTSAPAPKPSPTTSAQPTTSKPSPTTSAQPTTLKPTPTSTTPKPSPTPAPAPPSTQPPAPTVGSVAGKVADPAGKPVPGATVTARDARGKTHSVPVAANGKFQLTDLPPGDYTVTVGVPTGHVAPPPANVTVKAGQQVQLPGFVVNPEKPKARFDWDRVVVKPGQTQVTAPTRTGDTTTPPNFRTSTVTQVKPDGTTTELPAEESWITVEGDGTVVARPPRDAEPGEYRVEVRGDSGETHTITVEVDEPTPMAQQHEVRFPLIPVPAGSTRQAGRPRATVTDGPFVYVDRRLPEGTRFEVGPAYADWVRADNNGRLTFTPPKDAAPGIREIPVKVTFPDGTSRTYTAEVEIGDPLLAHTTELGYEEGLSVRPGEGITVLRTGAAVLPEGTTFEVDRSQPLGDWVAIVDEHTGNLRVFAPQQGEVKVPVIAYFADGSSAELTASVRVSTSSALSAAHSPSYADVSAAPGGTATVKLSGSVPAGTTFAVVDGGGLRNVGVDRRTGSLKIKLPADAQLDTPYTVTVRVRYADGSTEEITAQVTAASDAARFTPRVAGVTAEVGEAATVRTGLNHNAKLAEFDHDGWQVFYDRATGELTAKPNSDVPVGTVLKVPMKVTFPDGSTKIVEYAFTATDTPAPAVKQNRTSSGSSDGSSIGSSAGSSDGSSASGGWIAVVLGLLAMIAGVGYAAFLNQDAIRAQLKHYGF, via the coding sequence GTGCGTGCAAAGCGAATCACCGCAGTAGCTACAGTGTTGGCGCTCGCGGGCGGTGCCGCGGAAATTCCGCTTGGCCCCGTCGGGTCGGTCGCGCACGCGCAGATCGCGCCAACGCAGCAGCCGGGCATCGACAACGGCACCGTGCGGACCGCCGGACGCGATTGGGAAGCGTCCGTGTTTTTCCTCACGGGCATGACGGTGCGGACGGTGAGCATCGACTTTGTGCCGGCAGACAGCACCAATCCGAGGGAAGAGGCTCCAGCCGACGACCCAGTGTTCACGCGCATCCCCGAAATCGCCGATTACCGCGTGGACCACATGAAGGGCAAAGAGGTCCTCGCCTCCTACGACGTTACGGCGCGCCGCAGCCAAGGGACCTCCACGTCGGGGCATCCGACCATCCACATCACGTATGAGCTCCCAGGAGTGCAGGTTGGCCAGGGCGAGCGACTGGCCCTCTTCGCGCCGGGTAAAGGCAGTCAGTACCCCACGCCTTTGCGTGGCGGCGGTGCGCGGTTTACTCGCCCCACCGTCAATGCAGACATCCGCGGTTCAGTAACCATGCACGACGCAACCGCGGATGAGTACAAGCAGACGATGGTGGAGATCCGCCAGGGTGCCGAGACCTTCACCTCTCCAGTGCAACCCGACGGTTCCTACGAGATTGCGATGCCGTCGCCCTCCGGCACGATGGAAATCAACGTGATTCCACCGGCCGGTTTTGTTACCCCGGAGCCAAAGACGTGGGAGGCTGCTGAGGGCCTCGCCGCCCCCGACTTCGATGTCTACCCGATCACCGTGAGCGGTTCGCTTATCGACGACTCCGGTACCCCCGTGCAAGGCGCCCCCGTGACGATTGCCGGCCGCACCGCGACTACGGATCAGTACGGCAACTTCACCGTGAACAAGGTTCCGGCTGGCACGTACGACGTGGTGTTCGGCGACACCACGACGACGCACGAGAGAACAGTCTCCGGTGTTGTGGTGAGCGACAAGCGCGACAACTGGATTGGGCAGCACACGACTGCCGCGAAGTCGCAGTTCGGCACCGTGTCTGGTCGTGTGACTGATCCGGATGGCAATGGTCTTGCGGGGGTGACGGTGACTGCCGGCGGCAAGACGGCTACTACTAATGCCGACGGTGTCTACTCGATTGCTGATGTGCCGACTGGTTCGGTGTCGGTTGCGGTTGATGCCGCCACCGTGCCGGATGGGTACTCGGTTGATGGCCCGCTTGATCGCAATGTGACGACGTCTGGCGTGTCTGGTGTGAAATTCTCCACGACGCGTGAGACCGGCGCCGTGTCTGGTCGTGTGACTGATCCGGATGGCAATGGTGTTGCGGGTGTGACGGTGAGCGCTGGCGATCTGTCGGCGCGGACCGATGCTGATGGTGACTATTCGATTGCTGGTGTGCCGACTGGTTCGGTGTCGGTTGAGGTGACTGATGGTGTACCGGCCGGGTACTCGGTTTCTGGTGCGCAGCAGGAGAATCTCACGACGGCGGGCGTGACGGACGTGGATTTCTCCACGATGCGTGAGACCGGCACCGTGTCTGGTCGTGTGACCGGTCCGGGCAGCACAGGCGTTGCCGGAGTAACTGTCAAGGCCGGCACAGCAACGGCGACGACGGACGCTAACGGCATGTACTCGATTCCTGGGGTGCCCACGGGCACGACCACCATCGAGGTCACAGCGTTGCCTTCGCGGTATGTACTGCCTACGTCGCAGCAGCGGAACGTGACGGTCAATGGGGTCCAAAACGTCGACTTTCCTCTCGAGCTAAAGCCGACCCCGACGCCGACTCCGAAACCGACGACTTCTGCACCCACCCCGACGCCGACACCCGAACCGACGACTTCAGCACCGGCACCGAAGCCGTCGCCCACGACGTCTGCTCAGCCGACGACTCCGAAGCCGTCGCCGACGACGACTGCCCAGCCGACGACTTCAGCACCGGCACCGAAGCCGTCGCCCACGACGTCTGCTCAGCCGACGACCTCGAAGCCGTCGCCCACGACGTCTGCTCAGCCCACGACGCTGAAACCGACACCGACGTCCACTACACCTAAACCATCGCCGACTCCGGCCCCTGCCCCGCCGTCGACGCAGCCGCCGGCGCCGACGGTCGGCTCCGTGGCCGGCAAAGTCGCCGACCCCGCAGGCAAGCCGGTGCCGGGCGCGACTGTCACGGCGCGCGACGCGCGTGGCAAGACCCACTCCGTTCCGGTCGCCGCGAACGGGAAGTTCCAGCTCACCGACCTGCCACCGGGCGACTACACGGTCACCGTCGGCGTACCCACAGGCCACGTCGCCCCGCCGCCCGCCAACGTGACCGTAAAGGCGGGGCAGCAGGTCCAGCTGCCCGGCTTCGTAGTCAACCCGGAAAAGCCGAAGGCGCGGTTCGATTGGGACCGTGTGGTGGTCAAACCCGGCCAGACCCAGGTCACCGCACCAACTCGTACTGGCGACACCACAACACCGCCGAACTTCCGCACCAGCACTGTCACGCAGGTTAAGCCGGACGGCACCACCACTGAGCTCCCGGCGGAGGAGAGCTGGATTACGGTGGAGGGCGACGGCACGGTTGTCGCTAGGCCGCCGCGCGATGCCGAACCGGGCGAGTACCGCGTCGAGGTGCGGGGCGACTCGGGCGAGACCCACACAATTACCGTCGAGGTGGATGAGCCAACCCCGATGGCGCAGCAGCACGAGGTGCGTTTCCCGCTGATTCCGGTGCCGGCAGGGTCGACGCGTCAGGCTGGCCGTCCGCGCGCGACTGTTACCGACGGTCCGTTCGTGTACGTCGATCGCCGCCTGCCAGAAGGCACCCGCTTCGAGGTGGGGCCGGCCTACGCGGACTGGGTTCGCGCCGATAACAACGGCCGTCTCACCTTCACCCCGCCGAAGGACGCGGCACCCGGCATCCGGGAAATTCCGGTGAAGGTGACGTTCCCGGACGGTACGTCCCGCACCTACACCGCTGAGGTGGAGATCGGCGATCCGCTTCTCGCACACACCACCGAGCTGGGCTACGAGGAGGGCTTGTCGGTGCGTCCCGGCGAGGGCATCACTGTGTTGCGCACCGGCGCCGCGGTGTTGCCGGAGGGCACCACGTTCGAGGTGGATCGCTCGCAGCCGCTGGGCGATTGGGTCGCCATCGTGGACGAGCACACCGGCAACCTGCGCGTTTTCGCGCCGCAGCAGGGTGAGGTGAAGGTGCCGGTCATCGCGTACTTCGCCGACGGGTCGTCCGCAGAACTTACTGCGAGCGTTCGCGTATCGACGAGCTCCGCCCTCTCCGCCGCCCATTCCCCCTCGTACGCCGATGTGTCGGCAGCGCCTGGCGGCACCGCGACCGTGAAGCTGAGCGGTTCCGTGCCGGCTGGCACCACGTTTGCTGTGGTTGATGGTGGGGGGCTGCGGAACGTGGGCGTCGATAGGCGAACTGGCTCGCTGAAAATCAAGCTTCCCGCCGACGCGCAACTGGACACCCCCTACACGGTGACGGTGCGCGTGCGCTACGCGGACGGCAGCACCGAGGAGATCACCGCGCAGGTCACGGCGGCCTCGGACGCGGCGCGCTTCACCCCGCGAGTGGCTGGGGTGACCGCTGAAGTCGGCGAAGCCGCGACCGTGCGCACCGGGCTCAACCACAACGCCAAGCTGGCGGAGTTCGACCATGACGGCTGGCAAGTGTTCTACGACCGGGCTACCGGCGAGCTCACCGCGAAACCGAACAGCGACGTGCCGGTGGGCACCGTGCTGAAGGTGCCGATGAAGGTGACGTTCCCGGACGGCTCGACGAAGATTGTGGAGTACGCGTTTACCGCCACCGACACGCCCGCCCCGGCGGTAAAGCAGAACCGGACGTCCTCGGGTTCGTCCGACGGCTCGTCCATCGGTTCGTCGGCCGGATCGTCGGACGGCTCGTCGGCCTCCGGAGGATGGATCGCGGTGGTGCTCGGCCTGCTCGCGATGATCGCGGGTGTGGGGTACGCGGCCTTCCTCAATCAGGACGCCATTCGGGCGCAACTGAAGCACTACGGATTTTAG
- a CDS encoding glyceraldehyde-3-phosphate dehydrogenase: MLPLISRLHREHNAVTSVYGRLLVGVTDIDIIKAHRYARRIDEKELALDETLPILRELVEMDLGTASIDLGRLAKEFKHSDEQDLRAFLDRELADVIGTSSELEARDVVLYGFGRIGRLLARILIAREAMYGGVRLRAVVVRKKGDIDIIKRASLLRRDSVHGAFNGTITVDEEKEIIWANGTPIQMIYANDPSEIDYTSYGIDNAIVVDNTGAWRDRDGLSKHLESKGVDRVLLTAPGKGDIPNIVYGINQDMIGDERVLSAASCTTNGITPVLKVINDRYGIKHGHVETVHSYTNDQNLADNFHKGNRRGRAAGLNMVLTETGAAKAVSKALPEFEGKLTGNAIRVPTPDVSMAVLNLDLDKEVEKDEVNNFLRRVSTHSNLRQQIDYINSPEVVSTDLLGTTHASVVDGLATIASGNHLVLYVWYDNEYGYSHQVVRVVEDIAGVRPRVFPERKDPAEIQ, from the coding sequence ATGCTGCCGCTGATCAGCCGCCTGCACCGCGAGCACAACGCGGTGACCTCGGTCTACGGCCGCCTGCTGGTGGGTGTCACCGACATCGACATCATTAAGGCGCACCGCTACGCCCGCCGCATCGACGAAAAGGAACTCGCGCTCGACGAGACGCTGCCGATCCTGCGCGAACTCGTGGAGATGGACCTCGGCACCGCGTCGATCGACCTGGGCCGCCTGGCCAAGGAGTTCAAGCACTCCGACGAGCAGGACCTGCGCGCCTTCCTCGACCGCGAGCTCGCCGACGTCATCGGTACCTCCTCCGAACTCGAGGCCCGCGACGTCGTGCTCTACGGCTTCGGCCGCATCGGCCGCCTCCTCGCCCGCATCTTGATCGCCCGCGAGGCGATGTACGGCGGCGTGCGCCTGCGCGCCGTGGTGGTGCGCAAGAAGGGCGACATCGACATCATCAAGCGCGCGTCCCTTCTGCGCCGCGACTCTGTGCACGGCGCCTTCAACGGCACCATCACCGTCGACGAGGAGAAGGAAATCATCTGGGCAAACGGCACCCCGATCCAGATGATCTACGCCAACGACCCGTCTGAGATCGACTACACCTCCTACGGCATCGACAACGCCATCGTGGTGGACAACACCGGTGCGTGGCGCGACCGCGACGGCCTGTCCAAGCACCTGGAGTCCAAGGGCGTGGACCGCGTCCTGCTCACCGCGCCGGGCAAGGGCGACATCCCGAACATCGTCTACGGCATCAACCAGGACATGATCGGCGACGAGCGCGTCCTGTCCGCCGCGTCCTGCACCACCAACGGCATCACCCCGGTGCTCAAGGTGATCAACGACCGCTACGGCATCAAGCACGGCCACGTCGAGACCGTCCACTCCTACACCAACGACCAGAACCTCGCGGACAACTTCCACAAGGGCAACCGCCGCGGCCGCGCCGCCGGCCTGAACATGGTGCTCACCGAGACCGGTGCTGCCAAGGCCGTGTCCAAGGCGCTTCCGGAGTTCGAGGGCAAGCTCACCGGCAACGCCATCCGCGTGCCCACCCCGGACGTGTCCATGGCCGTGCTGAACCTGGACCTGGACAAGGAAGTGGAAAAGGATGAGGTGAACAACTTCCTGCGCCGCGTGTCCACCCACTCCAACCTGCGCCAGCAGATCGACTACATCAACTCCCCGGAGGTCGTCTCCACCGACCTGCTCGGCACCACCCACGCCTCCGTGGTGGACGGCCTGGCCACCATCGCGTCTGGCAACCACCTCGTGCTGTATGTCTGGTACGACAACGAGTACGGCTACTCCCACCAGGTGGTCCGTGTCGTCGAGGACATCGCGGGCGTGCGTCCGCGCGTGTTCCCGGAGCGCAAGGACCCGGCTGAGATCCAGTAG
- a CDS encoding NAD(P)-dependent alcohol dehydrogenase encodes MKAIRYTDYQTFPQIVDVDKPTAGPGEVVLKVAASGACHSDVAVFNDFVEGTNPLCAPQFTLGHEVAGWADEIGEGVDGIERGAAYVVYGPVGCGYCRFCMIGQDTFCENVAQVGYLGIGLGRDGGMAEYVVVPARNLVPLGEADPVKASALADAGLTPYHAIKLALPKLNKAGSSALVIGLGGLGLLAVQILKAMTGATIIATDTKEEALREAEKYGAITVASGDDQAAKIRELTGGWGVDAVFDMVGIGPTVETAMTSVATQGRVSIVGLGAAGSDYGWQWYKEPYEAELVKTYWGTLPELGELVALLQQGHLEPQYTTYSLDEGLNAYQKLVDGQVAGRAIIVPNERF; translated from the coding sequence ATGAAGGCCATCCGCTACACCGACTACCAAACGTTTCCGCAGATCGTTGACGTTGACAAGCCCACCGCCGGCCCCGGCGAAGTGGTACTGAAGGTCGCCGCCTCGGGCGCATGCCACTCCGACGTCGCCGTGTTCAACGACTTTGTCGAGGGCACAAACCCGTTGTGCGCGCCGCAGTTCACCCTCGGCCACGAAGTCGCAGGCTGGGCGGACGAGATCGGTGAAGGCGTCGACGGAATCGAGCGCGGCGCCGCGTACGTGGTCTACGGTCCGGTCGGCTGCGGCTACTGCCGGTTCTGCATGATCGGCCAGGACACGTTCTGCGAAAACGTCGCCCAGGTCGGCTACCTGGGCATTGGTTTGGGTCGTGACGGAGGCATGGCGGAGTACGTCGTCGTGCCGGCGCGCAACCTCGTGCCGCTGGGAGAGGCGGACCCAGTGAAGGCCTCCGCGCTTGCCGATGCCGGTTTGACCCCGTACCACGCCATCAAACTGGCGCTGCCGAAGCTGAACAAGGCCGGCTCGTCCGCGCTGGTGATCGGCCTTGGCGGGCTCGGGTTGCTGGCAGTGCAGATCCTCAAAGCCATGACCGGCGCGACGATCATCGCCACAGACACCAAGGAAGAAGCGCTGCGCGAGGCTGAGAAGTACGGCGCGATCACCGTTGCTTCCGGCGACGATCAGGCCGCGAAAATCCGTGAGCTCACCGGTGGGTGGGGCGTAGATGCCGTCTTCGACATGGTCGGCATCGGCCCCACTGTGGAGACCGCGATGACATCCGTGGCCACGCAAGGCCGCGTGTCCATCGTCGGCCTCGGTGCCGCGGGCAGCGATTACGGCTGGCAGTGGTACAAGGAGCCGTACGAGGCCGAGCTGGTGAAGACCTACTGGGGTACTCTGCCGGAGCTCGGCGAGCTGGTCGCGCTACTGCAGCAAGGTCACCTGGAGCCGCAGTACACTACATACTCGCTGGATGAGGGCTTAAATGCCTACCAGAAACTCGTTGACGGCCAAGTCGCCGGCCGCGCGATCATCGTGCCCAACGAGCGTTTCTAA